A window of Glycine soja cultivar W05 chromosome 2, ASM419377v2, whole genome shotgun sequence genomic DNA:
GTGCTTGGCAGAACTACAAAGGTGAAACTCAACTAAGATGGAATGGATAAGTAAAAAACAGCAATATTCTAGACATCATGCATGTTTACATCCATTGCTAATTTTTACTCCCCTCTTTCAATTTACCATTTTACCCTCATTTTTACTCGTAACACTTCAATTATATAACAATTCTACCAAGGTTTAACCCTGTCATTTAACAGAGAAGGGTGCTCGTGCAAAAAGATTCAAGCTACGTCCCCTAATGTCAGATCCACCCTTACTATCATTTATATCTCATAGTAAAAAATTGGCTAAATCATTAATTtggtctctttatttatttaattagtttaatttggttccttaattttcaaaattgatgCAATGTTGCCCTCTATTCAATTGCAGGAAACCGTGTTAGCTTCATGTATATGTGGAACGATAAAGAAAAATGGCATGTATCAATCACCACATAGGATACCtttgttagaaattttaatgtgCTGACAAAAAGGGTAACATtgcatcaattttaaaaaattaagggatcaaattaaactaattaaatagaGGGACTAAATTAGTAATTTagcctaaaaaaatttaagttaagAAAGAACCACAATCTTTGAGGGATCTCCATTTTTTAATGATTCAACAAAAGAATGTCTCAGTATGAAACCCAACATGGTATTTGTTAAGCACAGATGTGGACATCTTACTATCTACGCACACATATCTTAAGATGTTCCAAGCTCATATTTGTCTTAGACATAATCTTGAATAGCTTATAGTAGAATAAGACGTGGGTTTACCACCATGTGGTGGTTGTGCTGTGCTTAGTTTGATTGCATGGACATTCAGTTTTTCTCATCTAATATATAATACCATCAATGACCAACTCTCCTAAAGTTTAAGTCATTAGGTGCAGACACGAGCTCTCTAAAACACCCATTCATGCAAGAGCCATTTGTTTTAAGTGTTGACAATGCATGGGCTCCTGAATGGAATTAGTAAGGAACTGAGGATTGAACTCCTGAATGCTTAATTACATTGGCTTTGATGATATCATGTCAAAGAACAACTAAGCATTCAGGAATCAGGAGAGTTGTTCATTGACATGATATCAAAGCCAAGTGAAAGCATTCAGGACTTTGATTAATTCCATTCATCTAAGAAAAAGACTTCAATATCATGTCAAAGAACAGCtctccttaaaaaataaaaagacataagaattGGTTTTACAGTTCTTAAGTATAATTTTAGTTGATTTTTAAtctgaaataaaaataactgtGGTTAGTGATGACCATACACAACTAATATAGGTGATGCTAGaagttcaaaaaatataaacaacacTAAGCTGTAGAAATATACCCTTATCGATGCATAGGAAGTAATTGCACAAATTAagttacaaaaaaagaagatagagtaaatttcatttaaatggAAAAGAGTGttaagataattttgaaaatatcatGTGAAAGCAGATCCCAAAACAACATTTAGATTTCAGTTAGAAACCACAGTTGAGTGAAGTGACAAATCATAAACAGGCTATACGCAGACCTTACTAAAGCCAAGCCAATTTGAGTCTCCtctaaatgaaaatattttgttgttcTCTTTCCATTGTCCACAAAAGACCTGCATTGGTTACTCCAAATTGAAGAGCATTATGAGCATCTGCATGGATATGAACTAAAAGTATAATCCAAAATATGGTTTtgttaaggaataaaaaaaaagcattcatTACTCATCTTAATTACTTAAGAAagtattgaatttttaatttaaggtattaaatacttgtacttttcattttagtaatttctattttttttattccttagcATGTTCCCTAAAGGACACATTAACAAAAGCCATTCAGAAAATGCTCACTTGGTGAGTTGCTATGTCATTTCTGCACCAAGTAGTCTAATACAATTGACACAGTAAATGCAAAATGTTCATTTTTGATTGCCATGTCTGAAGCCTCTGGCTCAAATGCCACTTCTAAAAAATGCTTTTAACATAAGCTAATTCAAACAAGTCCTAAGTATGTCCAAGTACAAGATAAAACATTGgttaaaagatgaaaagaatTACCTCATAATCAACCCCTTGAATATAGATACAGTCAGGGTCAATTGTTGAGAAAGCCAGTCCTGTTATCTGCAGTACTAACGAAAACAATTAGAGTAATCTATGGCAGCAATAATACAGCAAGTAACACATGAAAACATTAGTCTTATCCCACCAAGTGAGGTCAACTATATGAAtcacacaagattttggttatTTTCCCTGTTCCTCTACAAATTTGTATAAGAAATAAGATGAAACAAGgaagcatttttgtaattatttgtaaaaatatagataatgaaagtaaaaaaaacattttctcaagCCTAATAGACCCTTAGTATTCCATTTCCTTTTCTAGTAGATCAAAGAAAATCTAGAGCTCAAATGATGTGAAAAAGAATAAGACATTGATTAACTAGCAATTGGCATTGGATAACATcatctattttaattaatcttaacTTGAAATTGACTGCCCTATGTCATAGAACAATTTTGAGTGCACAATTGAAGTAGAGAAAAGAGAATCATAATTTGGTGTAAAATGTGTTTCAACTACACACAGGAAACTGAATATACAGTAATATGAaaacaaatacataaattacaCTAATTCATGATTTAGTTGACTACTGTGTATCCTATGAAGCTAAACATAAAGGGGATAATAAAAAATGCGGTCAATACACAGAATGAATGAATTCAAAGGTGCATGCACATCATTTGATATATTATCAGACTTGAACTTGTTATATCTAAAATTAAGATGATAATTTgtcttagaaaataaattaaatacacaaaTTGAAGAATCAGATTAGTTTAGTAAATCAAATAGctacttataaaaaatactgCAAAATCAAGCCTACGATATTCATTAAGAAACATTCTTTGAAAGTGGTAAACAAAATTGTTGAGAGAGATTGAGGCAAAGTATTAAACTGACCTCATATTTTGAACAGTGCACCAATCTAGACAATGCCGACCATctatatcaaaatatatttacagGCCAAGATTAACAAGGGCAatgtaaaaagtttaaaaaaagaaaggaacagTTGTCATAACTTCTATACAATATTTATGTTGGTTAAATGTTACTGACACAGTCACAGACTATAATGACATGCCAATTTATTGTTAGTTTTGTTCTGAAATCGAAACAGAAGCTAACCTGCGAGGATCATAAATAGTCACAGTACGATCAGCTCCACCCACAGCAACATTACCATTGGAAGAACTGCAAACAGCATAAAAGATATCGCCAGGGCTGCCACAAATCCGATGTACACAACCAccattttctttcattctcAAGTCCCACGTTGTCAGCTGCAATTATATTAACAGTTGATGCtctaaaatatatacaaaattatatatgtgaAGCATAAGGCAGAACTCATTATAAACCATGAAGCACAAACATTGACACATGGAAACAGATACAGTAAAAAGGAGAGGCCCACCAAGTGGGTTCTAGGAGGGTAGATACATGCAGTCTTACCCCCACAAACAAAGATGTTATTTCCAAGATTTGAACTCATGACTTCCAAGTCACAAAGCAAAAACCTTACCATTGAGTCAAGGCTCGCTTTGAAACACTGAGACactattctaaaaaatatagaacACTGATATGTGTATATGCCTAAGTGTgccaaaataaaatgaaaaggttGAGTGAAATTcagttctaaaaaaatatagaacacAATTATGTGTGTGCGTCTGCATGtaccaaaataaaatgaaaaggttGAGTGAAATGAAAATGGTACATGACTAAAGCACTCATGCCTTATTTTCTcctttgattattttaaattgcttaaaagtttaaaatggaACCAAACTCCGTTTTTTTTCTAGTACTAAAGTCCGAGCCATGTCCCGCTATGTCAACACTCAACACATGTTGTCAGTTTGTCATGCCAAACATGTGTCTAATGCGTGAACATAACACCAAAATGGGGTGTCCATTCCATGATTTATAATTTGCAACATATAAAAACATTGAAGAAACCATTAGTCAACAAATTTACCTGGCTTCCTTCCGTAATAGCTAAGGTAGGACTTTGATTTCCATTGACTCCATTTTGCAAGAAGTTTAACGAAGTAGGGTACCAAAGCCTGAAAGGAAAGATTAACTAAGAGAAATActcaaaaagaaatatgaacaGATAAAAACATTTGTCAGACAGTATTCCTTGGCATAGTTGTCAAAATCAAGATTGCCATCTTGAAATAGATTACCATTttgtttgagaaaattctttctATGTTGTCACTGAATCTATTAGTTCAGAAAGTCTAAAGAGGAATTTGAAGTCAATATTTTCGTTGCAAGCTTGGTGCATATGGCTTATAGTGACTAGCGTATCATTGGAAAGACTGAGTCATAGGAAATAgttcaactttttattattgttcttaatgtaaaatacatttattattattttaagcaTATAAATAGCAAGGAAGCTTGTTGAGTATACAAACTCAAGCAATTCACAGAAACCTTTACTAAATCTTTTCCTGGTCTCTTCTCAAGTGTATCATATGTTTTAGAGGTGCATGTCATCAATATTACATCAATCACATGGAAGGAGTTAGAATAAGAATGAATGACAgagaaaatacttattttacttGCACGGAATTAGACATGAAAACACAGAATAAAAATCACTTACGGTCGTAATGAGCGAATGTGGATGTCTTGATCATAAACATCAATGCTTTTGCAAAAGCTACGAGCAACAACTGTCTGGATAAAGGAACAACTCGACACAATTATCAAAACCCATATACAGGTATGAAGTAGTCATAGATCATTTTTTAAGTTGACAATGAAGTCCCTTAACTAGAAACACCAACCAACCTATTAATTTTTTAGGAAGCTTGCCAAATTAAAGTTCTGATCACTGCCACGGCTTATATTTCTGTGCTATTGATTTTCTTATGACAATAGgaccaaaaatttaaaagtaggaTTTACACTGTGCTTGTTTAATAATATCAACAGTGCATTATCAAGAGATTTAAACCAAAGTATAGCAAAAAATTATTCTAGGTGTCTATACAGTTTTCTCACTGTAAAACTTCCCTTTTTTTGGAGTTCAAGAAGTACTTtaagatttttctaaaaaatattctgCATATGAAACCATCATTAATGATACAAAAGAACTTACCATAGACCATTGATTTGGGCAAAAGCAGAGTCCTGACCAACTTCCTTCCCCGATACCATTATCATGAGGCAATGCAGAATATGTTAGCTTGTCAACATCTGCAGATTAGCAGAAATGTGTCCAACTAAACTAAGTTAGTGACTCAGTGATAACAGTTAAAAGATGAATATAAAATCTCAGAAGGGAAATGCAAACAGccaaaattaatttgacaaaataGGTTTTGTCTGGTTCTACCGATATGAGATATGATCACTAGGTGAGTTGGGAGGTGAACTGTTGTCCTAAGAAGGAGGGAGGTTTGGGTCTTGGCAGGTTGATTTCTAAGAACATTGTCTTTGGAATTTGGCAAGTATATGGCTATGGCGATTTGGTTCACAAACTCATTTGGTCATTCCCATTGATCATTCATGTTTTCTTCagatgtattttaattttttaagaaggaTCTCTTGTCATTTCTTCAGATGTTAAATTTAATTCTCAATACAAGGAAAGCCAGAATGGTTAatgtaaaagagaaaaaaatacctTCACCAGACGCATCTAGTTTAGACACAATGAGATGACCATGTGAATCCACACTTCCCAGCAATATATAGCCACAGCCTAAAAACACGGCAAGTTAAAATATAGAATTGCTATATCCATGCAAATTTGGATGGAAGACACATTGTggcaaaacaaaatattaaagaaatgatCATGATGCAAAAATCACATACCCTCCACCTCAGCAAGAGCAATACTCTGAATTTCTGAACGATGAGGGCATCGGTTGAGTAACGAAGAGGCAATAATCTACAATAGACCATCAAATGCAAATTAACTAAATTGATAAGTAAACATAAGCAAAGATAAAGCAAGTAGATTTTCTTTACAAGATTATAGTATATACCTCAGTGTGTTCAGGTATCAATAGGCTATCTTTTCCTTCGCTGACTGAAGATTCTCCCAGAGCAATCTACAGAGTAATAAAACAATAGTTAAGTAAAACGACCATTTGTAGGACTAAAAGTGGCCAATGAAAACTCAATAAACCAGCAAAGTGATATTTAGAGTTTTACATCAGCACCACCAATTTTACTAAAGTTTGTTTGGATAAGAAAATAGcaaggtaaaataaattaaatgtatgacataagttaaaataatcttatGCATAAGTTCAAATTAGCATTTGAAGAAGTTAAATGAGAGAACTTCTATAAATTGGTTACTGCATAAGCTAATTTTCCTCGTATAAGATCACAAGTATCTTCGTTGATCTTGTTCAAGCCGAGTAGAATCACTGGACAACAAAACTCTCTAAATATTTAAAGCAACTACTTGGCTTGAACTCGAGACCACTACTAATTAAACTGGAACAACCCATGTCTGTTAATCCATGCCCTCACCGgtgcataagctaattttaacttgGCGAGAAACTTAttctattttagtattttatattcTTCTATGGTATTGTAAGTGTTTATTCAGAAGTTCATCTAAACAGGGCATAACTAACAAACACCAAGAATTTTACTACTCCATCCCAAGTCTCACAAGCCACACCAAATCGACTTGGAtgcattttaaaacattattttttctgtTAATGGTTTCCTTTCCAACTAAGTGGCATTTGGCCGAAAATGTCTAGAgcagaggaaagaaaaaaaaatgaagaagtgTGCATACGTGGAGCTTATAAATGTGGGGACCGGAGGCTATGTAGACAAAACAAGAACTTGGGTCCTCGCAAACCTGAGAAAAGGTTAGAGTGATTGATATTGAGTagcagaaaaaaaagtaaagaatgagaagaagagatAGAAGAGAAGGGTACACGGAGAGCAAGACGTGTGCACT
This region includes:
- the LOC114384232 gene encoding uncharacterized protein LOC114384232 isoform X1 translates to MLEAKCLKKAVVPSTLIEDPSPGSLQCTRLALRVCEDPSSCFVYIASGPHIYKLHIALGESSVSEGKDSLLIPEHTEIIASSLLNRCPHRSEIQSIALAEVEGCGYILLGSVDSHGHLIVSKLDASGEDVDKLTYSALPHDNGIGEGSWSGLCFCPNQWSMTVVARSFCKSIDVYDQDIHIRSLRPLWYPTSLNFLQNGVNGNQSPTLAITEGSQLTTWDLRMKENGGCVHRICGSPGDIFYAVCSSSNGNVAVGGADRTVTIYDPRRWSALSRLVHCSKYEITGLAFSTIDPDCIYIQGVDYEVFCGQWKENNKIFSFRGDSNWLGFSKCSDKDVLAGWCDSGSIFIADVASAS
- the LOC114384232 gene encoding uncharacterized protein LOC114384232 isoform X2, whose amino-acid sequence is MLEAKCLKKAVVPSTLIEDPSPGSLQCTRLALRVCEDPSSCFVYIASGPHIYKLHIALGESSVSEGKDSLLIPEHTEIIASSLLNRCPHRSEIQSIALAEVEGCGYILLGSVDSHGHLIVSKLDASGEDVDKLTYSALPHDNGIGEGSWSGLCFCPNQWSMTVVARSFCKSIDVYDQDIHIRSLRPLWYPTSLNFLQNGVNGNQSPTLAITEGSQLTTWDLRMKENGGCVHRICGSPGDIFYAVCSSSNGNVAVGGADRTVTIYDPRRWSALSRLVHCSKYEITGLAFSTIDPDCIYIQGVDYEMLIMLFNLE